DNA sequence from the Zonotrichia albicollis isolate bZonAlb1 chromosome 29, bZonAlb1.hap1, whole genome shotgun sequence genome:
CCGCGGGCTGCCCGTGGCGCGCCTGATCGGCGTGCTCAGGCACTGCCGCGGACACCTTCAGAGAGCTCATTAGCATAACAAACTACCCAGAAGCCACCGCGCAGAAGAGCGAACAGAACGGgcgtatttttaaaattttggtaAAACCTGAGGAAAATAACGAGTGAAAGATTGAGAAATAATTGAGGGAGCTCATTGTGCATTTCATACCGAATCACAGTGTAGTCACCGTATGGTGACGGTGTTGTACTTCTAGACCTTTAAATACCGCTGCGGGAAAACAGCAGTTCGTGCTCGCTTCGGCAGCACATATACTAAAATTGGAACGATACAGAGAAGATTAGCATGGCCCCTGCGCAAGGATGACACGCAAATTCGTGAAGCGTTCCATATTTTTCGCACCCCCCCGCACCCACATTTTCCATCCCGTGCCCAACCAGcggcccccaaacccctccccaagcctcctcctcatcttcctcatcaTCATCCCCATGGAGACACAGAGCCGGAGCAGGGGAGCACCGTTTTTATTGTTGCTGAACCAGCGAAGGAGGCGCGAGGGGCTCCCCTGGGTCTGGGGGTGCCCGCGATTAACGGCAGTCGGTGACATCGTGGGACAAGAGCAACCAGCAAAAATTTCCCTGCGAGCAACCCTTGGCACATagagggacccccaaaatgccccacgGAAAAGCAGAGCCCACccctccagcacacacacatatgtaaATACACACACGTGATAAAACACACAAGCTATATTACATTTAAAAACAGCCCCGTTCTGCGGGCTGCGCATGGGGTAAAAAGCACCGGGAGCTGCCCACACCCAGCCCTGGTCAGGCCTCgtgggtctgggggtgcccaCAGTTAATGGCATCGTGGTACAAGAGCAACCAGCAAAAATTTCCCTGCGAGCAACCCTTGGCACATagagggacccccaaaatgcatcatctgcccCCCCATGGAAAAGAAGAGCCCCGAAGGGGGCTGCACccctccagcacacacacacacacacacacgtaaATACACACACGTGATAAGAAACACAAGCTATATTACAGTTAAAAACAGCCCCGTTCTGTAGACAGGGCATGGGGTAAaaagcacccagagctgcccacacCCCGCCCCGGCCGAGCCTCCTGGGTCTGGGTTAATGGCAGTCAGTGACATGGTGGGACAAGAGCAACCAGCAAAGATTTCCCTACGAGCAACCCTTGGCATATCTGCCCCCCCATGGAAAAGCAGAGCCCCCTGCACccctccagcacacacacacacacacacatgtgtaaatacacacacacatacacacgtGATAAAAAACACAAGCTATATTACACTTAAAACCAGCCCCGTTCTGCAGGCTGGGCATGGGGTAAAAAGCACCGGGAGCTGCCCACACCCCGCCCCGGCCGAGCCCCCGGTGGGCTGCGGGAACAACGGGAACGCGGCAGCCCCGAGGCTCTTCCGCCGCCTCAGCGATTGCTCAGCAGCCGCCCGGGAGCTGCTGTTTCACCGCAGAAAAATCTGGACCCACATCACCCCACCGAGGGAGGCTGGCCCCGCCtgattcttttttaaaaacaccTGGGTTATAAATAGACACACGAGCAgttccagcagggctgtgctggcagcagggcggGCGAGAGGCACCTGCTCTgcaccctgtgccctgctgccagcacagccacaaaGCCCcggcctgggagcaggggaagggctgaggAGGGTCCGGGAGAGGCTGCACAGGACACacgaggggctgtgggggcagcaTCAGCTCATCTGGCCCAGGTAgtctgagagcagcagctccggCGGCAGGAACACGCGGTGTTTGTTGCTCACTTTCATCTGGCGCTTCCCTTCGATGTCCGAGCCTGTGGGTGGGATGGAGAGGTCAGCACAAGCCTGCTCATCCTCTCAGGGGTCTCCAACAGcccttcccctcctctccctgggGTTTGTGGTGAGCACAGGCTCCCTCTTTTCTGTCCCTTCCATCCTGGGGTTTGTGGTGAGCACAGTCTCCCCTGTTTTCTGTGCCCTCCATCCTGGGGTTTGTGGTGAGCACAGGCTCCCTGTTTTCTGTGCCCTCCATCCTGGGGTTTGTGGTGAGCACAGGCTCCCCTGTTTTCTGTGCCCTCCATCCTGGGGCTCACTCTCCCCATCATTAGTGCACAGGCTGATTGCCACAATTGGCTCCTAATGAAACAGCAGAGCCTCCTCTGGAGGGATGGAGCCTTATTCCATCCCTGCCTTGGCAACAAAACCTTTGGGGATGCCCAGAATGGCACGGTTGATCCTtgggaggaggaagcagctgcaggagagggaACCCCGTGAGCAGATTCTAGCTCTGGACCACCCAAATTTGCCCTCAGTGCCAGGTCTGGCTGAGCTTGGTGACcactggggctgcccagagagctCAGGGCATtgctggggaagcagcagaaggGACGTGGGGTTATCTCTGAGCCCCAGGGCAAGGCGGGGCccagaggaggaagggaggaaaagatAGTGATGGaggcaaaggggaaaaacaacaTCAACAAAGTGAAAATCAAAACTAAAACCAAGCAGACACGGGGCTCTTACTGGCAGAGACGAGATCCATGTACTGGCAGAGGGCGTGGAGCAGGAGCCTCTCaaagctgggggagaggggacagggttAGTTAGAGcctgagctgtgtgtgcctgccctgccctccaccctggggacacacagaacAGGCCAGGTGGGTGTCCCgtgctcccaaatcccctctgcagcctggggaaCCCCAGAGATGGGGAAATACCTGTTATCCATCAGTGCTGTGTACACAGATTGAGGGGTGACAGAGAAGAaggccagcagctcctcctccagcccttccagagTCCCCTGTGAGGAGAGACAGGAATTCAGTGAGGAAAGGACAGTGATGGCACAACTGATTCCCCAAGATTtactgccagcagctcctgggcaaaTTAATTGGATGGCagacagcaggaggaggaggaggaatctcccatctccagcccctggggcagggaaGGATCCAGCTCCTGCCAACTGtgtgtgccaagggctggcaccATCCCTGGTGCTCACAGCCAACAGCCAAAGCTCAGTGAGCCcagagacacagagcagcacactGAAGGCAAACAAAAAGGAGCCCAGGCTGCATTGAGAGGCTTTAATTAGCaccaggaaaaaacaaacagagccccagagagcagagggagcagggaggcagcacccccagggctggcagagcaagtgcagggctgctctcacctCCCTCCTTTTACCCCCTTTCAAAATACATCAGAGTTGCCCCAAATTTCAccttgtcgcagacatctttttatgaaaaatcctttctttaggatttctttcctcctgagaagctgagaggcctcaggaaaacaaaatgtgaacattgattatctgctgctgtggaatacaacaggtgcatctgtgattggcccatgttggttgtttctaattaatggccaatcacagcctagctagctcagacagagagccgagccacaaaacctttgttatcattctttctgattctattctattcttagctaagCCTCCTCattaaaccttttcttctattcttttagtatagttttaatgtaatacatataacaaaataataaatcaagccttctgaaacatggagtcagatcctcatctcttccctcatcctaagacccctgtgaacacggtcacatcATCTCTCTCCTTCCAGGGGCACTTTAATCCCCTTTCAAAATACATCAGAGCTGCCCCAAATAACCTTGTGTGGGTCACTGTGAAGACCCCAAAGGCTGTACTGCGGTCCCCATGCCCAGTTTCACCTGTCACCTGCTGTCACtgcacagaaactgggaaacaaCCACTAAAAAAAGCCCTGTAAGCGCCAGAAAAATCTGAACTGAGCCAGGAAAAGCccatgtgctgggagctggatgTGTGTCTGCAGCGCGAGCAcgttcccaggagctgctctgaaatgtgGCACAAGgtcagggcacagctctgggctgtgcagggaccCCTGGCAGCCCCCACTGTTGTCAAGTCATGGTTTGCCTCAGATATTCTGGGTTTCTCCCTGATAATtccctcccaggtgtgtcagacacctctcctttcccttcccagcactgtctgtcaGTCCTGGAATTCCAGATAGGCACTTTCAAAGGATGCCCTCTACCCCTGGGGGggcattgggccatccaggtgtcctttgtccctttgtccctcccctcctgtccctgcttggtggctccctgtccctctccccagGGTTAAAGGAGCAGCAACCACGGCCtcagggagttctgttggagctggtgctgcactcagaggcctgtgggccagaataaagctctggatccaaaccctccatcagaaccgactcctttccttcaccatcaccttaaagcttctccacagagggaaacctgaggagcagcccctgttaTGGGGGGAAGCTctatcccagcaccaccagagctcctgcaggcctggaATTGTCCCCAcaggcccagctgcagcacccagccagcccaaagtgtctgtggggtgaaacaccacacatcccacagccaaaagtgtctgtggggtgaaacaccacaaatccacagccaaaagtgtctgtggggtgaaacaccacaaaTCCATTTAaccaaaagtgtctgtgggatgaaacaccacacacccagccaacccaaagtgtctgtggggtgaaacaccacacatgCCACAGCCAAAAGTCTCTGTGGGTGAAACCACACATGCAGCTAGCCAAagatgtttttggggtggagTCACCACACATCcaagtgtctctgaggtgaaacaccacacatcccACAGCCAAAaatggggtgaaacaccacacacgcagccagccaaaagtgtctgtggggtgaaacaccaaaCATGCCACAGCCAAAATTGTTTCTGGGGtgatccagccagccaaaagtctctgtgggtgaaacaccacacatgCAGCTAGCCAAagatgtttttggggtggaatcaCCACACATCcaagtgtctctgaggtgaaacaccacacatcccACAGCCAAAAATGGGGTGAAatcaccacacacccagccagccaaaagtgtctgtggggtgaaaacaccacagtgccacTATTTGGTCAGGCAGCAAGGGCCAGACAAGCTCAGGCACGTCCTGTCCAactatactatataatatatactatatgctatatactacattatatatatatatatttaaatatatctctctatatatatatttttatatataataaatatttatatataatacattatatataatacattatatattatatattatatattatatattatatattatatattatatattatatattatatattatatattatatattatatataaaatgttatatataatatatattttatttctacattatataatatttatatgtaatatttatatatattttatctatatatctatattttaTTGGTAATAATTCCAACATCCCAGAGACCCCCATTgtgccaggctgtccccagctcaccatggggatcctgcccctcttcAGGGTGGCACGCAGGCGGCGGCTGATGCGCTGGAAGCACTCCTGGGGGGTGtaggcagggagctctgctggaaggaaaagggaTTTAGGCACAGCTAACACAACTCCAGAGCCTGCAGTGTCGCTTTTTGGGAGCAGCCAGTGTCCCCCTAGCTGCTCTCTTTACAGTCACCCCTACAACAGcaatgccctccccagcacagggggtttgggggtggctgtgcCCATCATCCCAGCCACTTCTGGCTCTCAAAAACTCTCCCAGGTCCATGCTGGGGGTCTGCAGGCATAACCCCCCCATTGCCACACCCATAGGGTGAGCTCAGGGATCCCCTGGCCCCACCACAGACAGGGAGTGGGTGCAGCCCTCCCAGAATGTACAcaaggaaggaaagggagaggCTGTCCCCACCCTGGTTCCCCTCCCAGCACCTTTCCACTTGTCCTCATTCTTGACAGGCAGCTTCCTCCTGTGCTTCTTCCTGGCCTCCTCCTCCAGGTAGAGCAGGaccctctcctgctcctctcctgagcGGTTCATGAAGTCGTTCCAGATCTGACAAGAGAAGCCACCAAGCCCCACTACAGAGGTCTGGGGGGTGCACGGCCACCCAGGGCCCCTTCCCACACCCCATgagccccctcctcaccctctGATCCCCAGGGATGGCCCTGAGTGTGGCCCTGTCACACCAGGGAGAGGCCACGTTTCAAAACACCCAGTGTGAGGCAATGGGGGTTTGGCAAGGGGCTTGGTGCAGGAGGAAGTGCTGCAGCTCACCAGGCACtcactgccctgcagccacaacTCTCCATGAGAGCATCTGCCTGGAAATTCCCCCATTCCATGGATGCCAGGAGCCCATcatcccccagcacacacagatcCCATCCTGACACCAAACCAGGCAGAATCTGCcgtgcagcagctcagggcacagggatggatggaggagtGAACTACAAGCATGACACACCAATCCAGTGTCCCCAAGGCAGCGGGGTGGCTGCACCCACCTCCACATAGGTCTCATTGTTGCAGGCCTCAGTGAAGATGCTGGGGGTGGCAGAGTGGCTGAGCTCTCCCTCGTCGCTCCCGCAGTCATCCTGCTCCAGAAGCGTCATCAGGTAACgagctggggccaagagcaaAGCCTCAGAGGGGGGGAAAAGCACCTCCAGAGAGGCTCCTTGCCCCCAGAACAGCTCAGGGGTTGCCCTGGGGGAGAAACCCTGCTGGTGCTTACTGTTCTCCAGCCTCTGGAGGCTCTTGCGGCCCTTGGCCCTGGGGATGAGGTCGGAGTTGCGGATGGCTTTGTTGATGTAGTACTGCTTCCTCTTGGACGGAGAGAAACGCTTGGAGGGGgagtcctgcagcaggggcaggcagtCCTCGATCCTCCTGGGGAGCACAGCAGCAAGGGTGAGCCCAGCTGAgggcgctggggcagccacagcagcggGATGGGGCACCAGAGCATCAGCACCATTGTTACAGCAACACATCCTCCTTCTCCCTCGGGTCACCGTGACCTCCAAGCTCTAAGCAGCTGTGTGTCAGCACTGGGAGGGCCAGGTAATTAACCTGGGTGATTAACCTGGGCAATTAAGTGTGCCACACAGGAAGCAAAGCGATGGATCTGTCCCTGCTCACCAGGAAGCAAAGCAATGGATCCATCCCCTCACGCTCACCGTGGTCGTGAGCGGGTTGGCACCGACCCTGCCACCTGCAGGAACAgcaccccagcctggcactgccagctcctggggGCAACCAAAGGTGCTCTGCTCACCACACAGTCAGGGTGTTGCTTGGTCACAGGCATAGCTGAGGAATGACCACAAAACTGAGGTGTTTTATGGGAAAATGAAGTGACGACACGAGCGCTGTGCTGAACGCAACTGCTCGGGTTTCAAAGTTTACCAAACACCAAAGACAGGAAGTTTCACTGCCTTCACTTCCCCTCAGGGTCGTGTGGGTTTCCTTTAGCACAGCACAAGGTGGGGGAGAAAATCAACACCCCTGAAAGAACCCCTAGGAGTGTCCATCCAGGaccaggagctgcccagagTGACCACTGCTTCCACTGCCACAGCcttgtgtcgcagacatcttttcatgaaaatcctttccttaggacttttttcctcctgagaagctgagaggcctcaggaacaaaatgtaaacaagattatgtgctgctgtggaatgcaacaggtagatctgtgattggtctcatagagttgtttgtaattaatggcaaaccacagcccagctagctcagctctctgtccgagccacaaacctttgttatcattcctttctattctattcttagctagctttctgatgaaacattttcttctattcttttagcatagttttaatgtaatatatatcataaaataataaatcaagccttctgaaacatggagtcagatcctcatctcttccctcacccaagaacccctgtgaacaccgtcacagccTTGCTCCATCCACAGGGCCCTGTCCCCACCGTGTCCCCTCCTTTCCAGCATTTATGGGAGCCCCAGTCCTGCAATCaggtgctggcagagctgatctgggcacagggcagagcaggttGTGCTGTCCGATTGCAGCCTGGGCTAACAGCCAGCTCGTCACCCTCGCCAAaaccttgatttttttccccttttcctgcacGGGGGCAGTGATACAATCTTAGCTGCTGGTGGGGggtaaaaaataaacaaccacTGGAGAGAAAACCGTGGCGAAGGTGGGCTTGGAAAGAATAAAAGAGACTCAGGTATCAAGGCAATGCCCAGAGGACGGGTGGGGAGCAGTAACCCAACCTGCCACAGCCAGCAACCAGGGCTGGCGGATCAAGTTGTGATACAAAGACGGTTACAAAAACCTGAATAAACAGAGGGAGTCAGCTTACACCGGCCCCAGCTCGAGGGTTTGAGTACACAGCTGCGAGCCGGGCACTCCCTGGAGCCGACACAGCCCCAAAAGAGATGTCAAAACCCAGAGGGAGCACCCCCGGACCGTGGCTGGGAAGGGAACAGGCTGAGCCACACTTAGCTCTGCTCCTGAAGCCTTCAGGGCTGTTTGAGGCTGCCCTGGCACCGGGCAGTGCCACgtctgccctggcactgccacctccgcccagtgccagcctggagGGAGGGTCACAGGGGACAGCGACCTCGGGACAGTGACCCGTGTCGGGCCAGCATCGGTGCCAGGCTCAGATGGGACCCCAGGAGGGATCATTCAAACCGTGACCCCGGGGACACCGGGCctggcagacagacagacagacagacagacagactcctgctctctcctcctgtcccattCCCAAGGAACGCGTTCCCTGCCGGGGGATTTCGGAGCTATTCCTGTCACTGACCCCTTGGCAGCAGAACAAAGTCGTTCCGCAGCTCCGTCCCGAGGCCTCGGTACACCGGTGCAGGAGCGGGGGGCTCCAGCCCACCCCCGGTGACCGGGAGGAGCACCGTGACCTCCAGGGGATAAACGCTAATTATAAGGCTCATTATGCCGGTGCCGGGCTCCGCTCTGACACCGCCCGCGGGCCCGGGGAGCTGGGGACGGGCTGTCCCGggaggcgccgccgccgccgccgctccccgcccgcACCGACAGCCCGGGGGGCTCCAGCCCGCACCGACCGCCCCAcggcccgcccggccccgggcCCGCACTCACGGGAACGGCTCCTCGGGGCCCGCGCCGCCCCGCAGCACCACCATGGCGCGCCGGGACTGGGATCGGA
Encoded proteins:
- the R3HDM4 gene encoding R3H domain-containing protein 4 isoform X1, giving the protein MVVLRGGAGPEEPFPRIEDCLPLLQDSPSKRFSPSKRKQYYINKAIRNSDLIPRAKGRKSLQRLENTRYLMTLLEQDDCGSDEGELSHSATPSIFTEACNNETYVEIWNDFMNRSGEEQERVLLYLEEEARKKHRRKLPVKNEDKWKAELPAYTPQECFQRISRRLRATLKRGRIPMGTLEGLEEELLAFFSVTPQSVYTALMDNSFERLLLHALCQYMDLVSASSDIEGKRQMKVSNKHRVFLPPELLLSDYLGQMS
- the R3HDM4 gene encoding R3H domain-containing protein 4 isoform X2, which produces MVVLRGGAGPEEPFPRIEDCLPLLQDSPSKRFSPSKRKQYYINKAIRNSDLIPRAKGRKSLQRLENTRYLMTLLEQDDCGSDEGELSHSATPSIFTEACNNETYVEIWNDFMNRSGEEQERVLLYLEEEARKKHRRKLPVKNEDKWKELPAYTPQECFQRISRRLRATLKRGRIPMGTLEGLEEELLAFFSVTPQSVYTALMDNSFERLLLHALCQYMDLVSASSDIEGKRQMKVSNKHRVFLPPELLLSDYLGQMS